A section of the Apodemus sylvaticus chromosome 10, mApoSyl1.1, whole genome shotgun sequence genome encodes:
- the Mink1 gene encoding misshapen-like kinase 1 isoform X3 translates to MGDPAPARSLDDIDLSALRDPAGIFELVEVVGNGTYGQVYKGRHVKTGQLAAIKVMDVTEDEEEEIKQEINMLKKYSHHRNIATYYGAFIKKSPPGNDDQLWLVMEFCGAGSVTDLVKNTKGNALKEDCIAYICREILRGLAHLHAHKVIHRDIKGQNVLLTENAEVKLVDFGVSAQLDRTVGRRNTFIGTPYWMAPEVIACDENPDATYDYRSDIWSLGITAIEMAEGAPPLCDMHPMRALFLIPRNPPPRLKSKKWSKKFTDFIDTCLIKTYLSRPPTEQLLKFPFIRDQPTERQVRIQLKDHIDRSRKKREETEYEYSGSEEEDDSHGEEGEPSSIMNVPGESTLRREFLRLQQENKSNSEALKQQQQLQQQQQRDPEAHIKHLLHQRQRRIEEQKEERRRVEEQQRREREQRKLQEKEQQRRLEDMQALRREEERRQAEREQEYKRKQLEEQRQSERLQRQLQQEHAYLKSLQQQQQQQQLQKQQQQQILPGDRKPLYHYGRGINPADKPAWAREVEERARMNKQQNSPLAKAKPSSVGPEPPISQASPSPPGPLSQTPPMQRPVEPQEGPHKSLVAHRVPLKPYAAPVPRSQSLQDQPTRNLAAFPASQDPDPAAVPTPTATPSARGAVIRQNSDPTSEGPGPSPNPPSWVRPDNEAPPKVPQRTSSIATALNTSGAGGSRPAQAVRARPRSNSAWQIYLQRRAERGTPKPPGPPAQPPGPPNASSNPDLRRSDPGWERSDSVLPASHGHLPQAGSLERNRNRVGASTKLDSSPVLSPGNKAKPEDHRSRPGRPASYKRAIGEDFVLLKERTLDEAPKPPKKAMDYSSSSEEVESSEDEEEEGDGEPSEGSRDTPGGRSDGDTDSVSTMVVHDVEEISGTQPSYGGGTMVVQRTPEEERSLLLADSNGYTNLPDVVQPSHSPTENSKGQSPPTKDGGSDYQSRGLVKAPGKSSFTMFVDLGIYQPGGSGDTIPITALVGGEGSRLDQLQFDVRKGSVVNVNPTNTRTHSETPEIRKYKKRFNSEILCAALWGVNLLVGTENGLMLLDRSGQGKVYGLIGRRRFQQMDVLEGLNLLITISGKRNKLRVYYLSWLRNKILHNDPEVEKKQGWTTVGDMEGCGHYRVVKYERIKFLVIALKNSVEVYAWAPKPYHKFMAFKSFADLPHRPLLVDLTVEEGQRLKVIYGSSAGFHAVDVDSGNSYDIYIPVHIQSQITPHAIIFLPNTDGLEMLLCYEDEGVYVNTYGRIIKDVVLQWGEMPTSVAYICSNQIMGWGEKAIEIRSVETGHLDGVFMHKRAQRLKFLCERNDKVFFASVRSGGSSQVYFMTLNRNCIMNW, encoded by the exons CTGGTGATGGAGTTCTGCGGTGCTGGTTCAGTGACTGACCTGGTAAAGAATACAAAAGGGAATGCACTGAAGGAGGATTGCATTGCTTACATCTGCAGGGAGATTCTCAGG GGTCTTGCCCATCTCCATGCCCACAAGGTGATCCACCGAGATATCAAGGGACAAAATGTGCTGCTGACAGAAAATGCTGAAGTCAAGCTAG TGGATTTTGGGGTGAGTGCTCAGCTGGACCGCACTGTGGGCAGGCGGAACACTTTCATTGGGACCCCATACTGGATGGCTCCAGAAGTCATTGCCTGTGATGAGAACCCGGACGCCACCTATGACTACAGG AGTGACATTTGGTCTCTAGGAATCACAGCCATTGAAATGGCAGAGGGAGCCCCCC CTCTGTGTGACATGCACCCTATGCGGGCTCTCTTCCTCATCCCTCGGAACCCTCCCCCCAGGCTCAAGTCAAAGAAATG GTCTAAGAAGTTCACTGACTTCATTGACACGTGTCTCATCAAGACTTACCTGAGCCGCCCACCAACTGAACAGTTACTCAAATTTCCCTTCATCCGGGACCAGCCCACGGAGCGGCAGGTCCGCATCCAACTCAAGGACCACATTGACCGCTCCCGGAAGAAGCGGG AGGAGACAGAGTATGAGTACAGTGGCAGTGAGGAGGAAGACGACAGCCATGGAGAGGAAGGCGAGCCAAG CTCCATCATGAACGTGCCTGGGGAGTCCACGCTGCGCCGAGAATTCCTCAGACTCCAGCAGGAGAATAAGAGCAACTCTGAGGCcttaaagcagcagcagcagctgcagcagcagcagcagcgggacCCAGAGGCACACATCAAACACCTGCTGCACCAGCGGCAGCGTCGCAtcgaggagcagaaggaggagcgGCGGCGAGTGGAGGAG CAACAGCGGCGAGAGCGAGAACAGCGTAAGCTGCAGGAGAAGGAGCAGCAGCGGCGGTTGGAAGACATGCAAGCCCTGCGGCGAGAGGAAGAGAGGCGGCAAGCTGAGCGGGAACAG GAATACAAGCGGAAGCAGCTGGAGGAGCAGCGGCAGTCAGAGCGGCTCCAGAGACAGCTGCAGCAGGAGCATGCCTACCTCAAGtccctgcagcagcagcaacagcagcagcagctccagaagcagcagcagcaacagatcctgcctggagacaggaagCCCCTGTATCATTATGGTCGGGGCATTAATCCTGCTGACAAGCCAGCATGGGCCCGAGAG GTGGAGGAGAGAGCGCGGATGAACAAGCAACAGAACTCTCCCCTGGCCAAGGCAAAGCCAAGCAGTGTGGGGCCAGAGCCCCCCATCTCCCAGGCCTCTCCTAGCCCCCCAGGACCTCTTTCCCAAACTCCTCCTATGCAGAGGCCCGTGGAGCCTCAGGAAGGACCGCACAAG AGCCTGGTGGCACACCGGGTCCCACTGAAGCCATATGCAGCCCCTGTACCCCGATCCCAGTCCCTGCAGGACCAGCCCACTCGAAACCTGGCTGCCTTCCCAGCCTCCCAAGACCCTGACCCTGCTGCTGTCCCCACACCCACTGCCACACCCAGTGCCCGAGGAGCTGTCATCCGCCAGAATTCAGACCCCACCTCAGAAGGGCCTGGGCCTAGCCCAAACCCTCCATCCTGGGTCCGGCCTGATAATGAGGCTCCACCCAAG GTTCCTCAGAGGACCTCATCTATTGCCACTGCCCTTAACACCAGTGGGGCCGGAGGGTCCCGGCCAGCTCAGGCTGTCCGTGCCAG ACCTCGCAGTAACTCCGCCTGGCAAATCTATCTGCAGAGGCGGGCAGAGCGGGGCACCCCCAAGCCTCCTGGGCCCCCAGCTCAGCCCCCTGGCCCGCCCAACGCCTCTAG TAACCCTGACCTCAGGAGGAGTGACCCTGGCTGGGAGCGCTCAGACAGTGTCCTCCCGGCCTCCCACGGCCACCTCCCTCAGGCCGGCTCCTTGGAGCGGAACCGAAACCGAGTGGGAG CCTCCACAAAACTGGATAGCTCCCCAGTGCTCTCCCCTGGGAACAAAGCCAAGCCTGAAGACCACCGCTCAAGGCCAGGCCGGCCCGCA AGCTATAAGCGAGCGATTGGTGAG GATTTTGTGCTGCTCAAAGAGCGGACTCTGGATGAGGCCCCTAAGCCTCCCAAGAAGGCCATGGACTATTCCTCTTCCAGTGAGGAGGTGGAAAGCagtgaagatgaggaggaggaaggcgaTGGGGAGCCATCAGAGGGGAGCAGAGACACTCCCGGGGGCCG CAGTGATGGCGATACAGACAGCGTCAGCACCATGGTAGTTCATGATGTTGAGGAGATCTCCGGGACCCAGCCCTCATATGGGGGAGGCACCATGGTGGTCCAGCGT ACTCCTGAAGAGGAACGAAGCCTGCTGCTTGCCGATAGCAATGGCTACACAAACCTGCCGGATGTGGTGCAGCCCAGCCACTCCCCTACTGAGAACAGCAAAGGTCAAAGCCCTCCAACCAAGGATGGAGGCAGTGAT TACCAGTCTCGTGGGCTGGTAAAGGCCCCAGGAAAGAGCTCATTCACCATGTTTGTGGATCTAGGGATCTACCAGCCTGGAGGCAGTGGGGATACCATCCCTATCACAG CCCTGGTGGGTGGAGAAGGTAGCCGCCTTGATCAACTGCAGTTCGATGTGAGGAAGGGCTCCGTGGTCAACGTCAATCCCACCAACACCCGAACTCATAGTGAAACTCCCGAGATTCGCAAGTACAAGAAGCGATTCAATTCAGAGATCCTCTGTGCAGCTCTCTGGG GAGTCAACCTCCTAGTGGGCACGGAGAACGGGCTGATGTTGCTGGACCGAAGTGGGCAGGGCAAAGTGTATGGACTTATTGGGCGACGGCGCTTCCAGCAAATGGATGTCCTGGAAGGGCTCAACTTGCTCATCACCATCTCAG GGAAAAGGAACAAACTGCGGGTATATTACCTGTCCTGGCTTCGGAACAAGATTCTACACAATGACCCAGAGGTGGAAAAGAAGCAGGGGTGGACCACCGTTGGGGACATGGAGGGCTGTGGCCACTATCGTGTTG TGAAATATGAGCGAATTAAGTTCCTGGTCATTGCCCTGAAGAATTCCGTGGAGGTGTATGCCTGGGCCCCCAAACCCTACCACAAATTCATGGCCTTCAAG TCCTTTGCTGACCTCCCGCACCGCCCTCTGCTGGTGGACCTGACAGTGGAGGAGGGACAGCGGCTCAAGGTCATCTATGGCTCCAGTGCTGGCTTCCATGCTGTGGATGTTGACTCTGGGAACAGCTATGATATCTACATCCCTGTACAT ATCCAGAGCCAGATCACACCCCACGCCATCATCTTCCTCCCCAACACTGATGGCCTGGAGATGCTGCTGTGCTATGAAGATGAGGGTGTCTACGTCAACACTTATGGGCGGATCATCAAGGACGTGGTGCTGCAGTGGGGAGAGATGCCCACCTCTGTGG CCTACATCTGCTCCAACCAGATAATGGGCTGGGGTGAGAAGGCCATAGAGATCCGCTCTGTGGAGACAGGCCACCTAGACGGGGTCTTCATGCACAAACGAGCCCAGAGGCTCAAGTTCCTGTGTGAGCGGAACGACAAG GTGTTTTTTGCCTCAGTCCGCTCTGGAGGAAGCAGCCAAGTTTACTTTATGACTCTGAACCGTAATTGCATCATGAACTGGTGA
- the Mink1 gene encoding misshapen-like kinase 1 isoform X5 encodes MGDPAPARSLDDIDLSALRDPAGIFELVEVVGNGTYGQVYKGRHVKTGQLAAIKVMDVTEDEEEEIKQEINMLKKYSHHRNIATYYGAFIKKSPPGNDDQLWLVMEFCGAGSVTDLVKNTKGNALKEDCIAYICREILRGLAHLHAHKVIHRDIKGQNVLLTENAEVKLVDFGVSAQLDRTVGRRNTFIGTPYWMAPEVIACDENPDATYDYRSDIWSLGITAIEMAEGAPPLCDMHPMRALFLIPRNPPPRLKSKKWSKKFTDFIDTCLIKTYLSRPPTEQLLKFPFIRDQPTERQVRIQLKDHIDRSRKKREETEYEYSGSEEEDDSHGEEGEPSSIMNVPGESTLRREFLRLQQENKSNSEALKQQQQLQQQQQRDPEAHIKHLLHQRQRRIEEQKEERRRVEEQQRREREQRKLQEKEQQRRLEDMQALRREEERRQAEREQEYKRKQLEEQRQSERLQRQLQQEHAYLKSLQQQQQQQQLQKQQQQQILPGDRKPLYHYGRGINPADKPAWAREVEERARMNKQQNSPLAKAKPSSVGPEPPISQASPSPPGPLSQTPPMQRPVEPQEGPHKSLVAHRVPLKPYAAPVPRSQSLQDQPTRNLAAFPASQDPDPAAVPTPTATPSARGAVIRQNSDPTSEGPGPSPNPPSWVRPDNEAPPKVPQRTSSIATALNTSGAGGSRPAQAVRARPRSNSAWQIYLQRRAERGTPKPPGPPAQPPGPPNASSNPDLRRSDPGWERSDSVLPASHGHLPQAGSLERNRNRVGASTKLDSSPVLSPGNKAKPEDHRSRPGRPADFVLLKERTLDEAPKPPKKAMDYSSSSEEVESSEDEEEEGDGEPSEGSRDTPGGRSDGDTDSVSTMVVHDVEEISGTQPSYGGGTMVVQRTPEEERSLLLADSNGYTNLPDVVQPSHSPTENSKGQSPPTKDGGSDYQSRGLVKAPGKSSFTMFVDLGIYQPGGSGDTIPITALVGGEGSRLDQLQFDVRKGSVVNVNPTNTRTHSETPEIRKYKKRFNSEILCAALWGVNLLVGTENGLMLLDRSGQGKVYGLIGRRRFQQMDVLEGLNLLITISGKRNKLRVYYLSWLRNKILHNDPEVEKKQGWTTVGDMEGCGHYRVVKYERIKFLVIALKNSVEVYAWAPKPYHKFMAFKSFADLPHRPLLVDLTVEEGQRLKVIYGSSAGFHAVDVDSGNSYDIYIPVHIQSQITPHAIIFLPNTDGLEMLLCYEDEGVYVNTYGRIIKDVVLQWGEMPTSVAYICSNQIMGWGEKAIEIRSVETGHLDGVFMHKRAQRLKFLCERNDKVFFASVRSGGSSQVYFMTLNRNCIMNW; translated from the exons CTGGTGATGGAGTTCTGCGGTGCTGGTTCAGTGACTGACCTGGTAAAGAATACAAAAGGGAATGCACTGAAGGAGGATTGCATTGCTTACATCTGCAGGGAGATTCTCAGG GGTCTTGCCCATCTCCATGCCCACAAGGTGATCCACCGAGATATCAAGGGACAAAATGTGCTGCTGACAGAAAATGCTGAAGTCAAGCTAG TGGATTTTGGGGTGAGTGCTCAGCTGGACCGCACTGTGGGCAGGCGGAACACTTTCATTGGGACCCCATACTGGATGGCTCCAGAAGTCATTGCCTGTGATGAGAACCCGGACGCCACCTATGACTACAGG AGTGACATTTGGTCTCTAGGAATCACAGCCATTGAAATGGCAGAGGGAGCCCCCC CTCTGTGTGACATGCACCCTATGCGGGCTCTCTTCCTCATCCCTCGGAACCCTCCCCCCAGGCTCAAGTCAAAGAAATG GTCTAAGAAGTTCACTGACTTCATTGACACGTGTCTCATCAAGACTTACCTGAGCCGCCCACCAACTGAACAGTTACTCAAATTTCCCTTCATCCGGGACCAGCCCACGGAGCGGCAGGTCCGCATCCAACTCAAGGACCACATTGACCGCTCCCGGAAGAAGCGGG AGGAGACAGAGTATGAGTACAGTGGCAGTGAGGAGGAAGACGACAGCCATGGAGAGGAAGGCGAGCCAAG CTCCATCATGAACGTGCCTGGGGAGTCCACGCTGCGCCGAGAATTCCTCAGACTCCAGCAGGAGAATAAGAGCAACTCTGAGGCcttaaagcagcagcagcagctgcagcagcagcagcagcgggacCCAGAGGCACACATCAAACACCTGCTGCACCAGCGGCAGCGTCGCAtcgaggagcagaaggaggagcgGCGGCGAGTGGAGGAG CAACAGCGGCGAGAGCGAGAACAGCGTAAGCTGCAGGAGAAGGAGCAGCAGCGGCGGTTGGAAGACATGCAAGCCCTGCGGCGAGAGGAAGAGAGGCGGCAAGCTGAGCGGGAACAG GAATACAAGCGGAAGCAGCTGGAGGAGCAGCGGCAGTCAGAGCGGCTCCAGAGACAGCTGCAGCAGGAGCATGCCTACCTCAAGtccctgcagcagcagcaacagcagcagcagctccagaagcagcagcagcaacagatcctgcctggagacaggaagCCCCTGTATCATTATGGTCGGGGCATTAATCCTGCTGACAAGCCAGCATGGGCCCGAGAG GTGGAGGAGAGAGCGCGGATGAACAAGCAACAGAACTCTCCCCTGGCCAAGGCAAAGCCAAGCAGTGTGGGGCCAGAGCCCCCCATCTCCCAGGCCTCTCCTAGCCCCCCAGGACCTCTTTCCCAAACTCCTCCTATGCAGAGGCCCGTGGAGCCTCAGGAAGGACCGCACAAG AGCCTGGTGGCACACCGGGTCCCACTGAAGCCATATGCAGCCCCTGTACCCCGATCCCAGTCCCTGCAGGACCAGCCCACTCGAAACCTGGCTGCCTTCCCAGCCTCCCAAGACCCTGACCCTGCTGCTGTCCCCACACCCACTGCCACACCCAGTGCCCGAGGAGCTGTCATCCGCCAGAATTCAGACCCCACCTCAGAAGGGCCTGGGCCTAGCCCAAACCCTCCATCCTGGGTCCGGCCTGATAATGAGGCTCCACCCAAG GTTCCTCAGAGGACCTCATCTATTGCCACTGCCCTTAACACCAGTGGGGCCGGAGGGTCCCGGCCAGCTCAGGCTGTCCGTGCCAG ACCTCGCAGTAACTCCGCCTGGCAAATCTATCTGCAGAGGCGGGCAGAGCGGGGCACCCCCAAGCCTCCTGGGCCCCCAGCTCAGCCCCCTGGCCCGCCCAACGCCTCTAG TAACCCTGACCTCAGGAGGAGTGACCCTGGCTGGGAGCGCTCAGACAGTGTCCTCCCGGCCTCCCACGGCCACCTCCCTCAGGCCGGCTCCTTGGAGCGGAACCGAAACCGAGTGGGAG CCTCCACAAAACTGGATAGCTCCCCAGTGCTCTCCCCTGGGAACAAAGCCAAGCCTGAAGACCACCGCTCAAGGCCAGGCCGGCCCGCA GATTTTGTGCTGCTCAAAGAGCGGACTCTGGATGAGGCCCCTAAGCCTCCCAAGAAGGCCATGGACTATTCCTCTTCCAGTGAGGAGGTGGAAAGCagtgaagatgaggaggaggaaggcgaTGGGGAGCCATCAGAGGGGAGCAGAGACACTCCCGGGGGCCG CAGTGATGGCGATACAGACAGCGTCAGCACCATGGTAGTTCATGATGTTGAGGAGATCTCCGGGACCCAGCCCTCATATGGGGGAGGCACCATGGTGGTCCAGCGT ACTCCTGAAGAGGAACGAAGCCTGCTGCTTGCCGATAGCAATGGCTACACAAACCTGCCGGATGTGGTGCAGCCCAGCCACTCCCCTACTGAGAACAGCAAAGGTCAAAGCCCTCCAACCAAGGATGGAGGCAGTGAT TACCAGTCTCGTGGGCTGGTAAAGGCCCCAGGAAAGAGCTCATTCACCATGTTTGTGGATCTAGGGATCTACCAGCCTGGAGGCAGTGGGGATACCATCCCTATCACAG CCCTGGTGGGTGGAGAAGGTAGCCGCCTTGATCAACTGCAGTTCGATGTGAGGAAGGGCTCCGTGGTCAACGTCAATCCCACCAACACCCGAACTCATAGTGAAACTCCCGAGATTCGCAAGTACAAGAAGCGATTCAATTCAGAGATCCTCTGTGCAGCTCTCTGGG GAGTCAACCTCCTAGTGGGCACGGAGAACGGGCTGATGTTGCTGGACCGAAGTGGGCAGGGCAAAGTGTATGGACTTATTGGGCGACGGCGCTTCCAGCAAATGGATGTCCTGGAAGGGCTCAACTTGCTCATCACCATCTCAG GGAAAAGGAACAAACTGCGGGTATATTACCTGTCCTGGCTTCGGAACAAGATTCTACACAATGACCCAGAGGTGGAAAAGAAGCAGGGGTGGACCACCGTTGGGGACATGGAGGGCTGTGGCCACTATCGTGTTG TGAAATATGAGCGAATTAAGTTCCTGGTCATTGCCCTGAAGAATTCCGTGGAGGTGTATGCCTGGGCCCCCAAACCCTACCACAAATTCATGGCCTTCAAG TCCTTTGCTGACCTCCCGCACCGCCCTCTGCTGGTGGACCTGACAGTGGAGGAGGGACAGCGGCTCAAGGTCATCTATGGCTCCAGTGCTGGCTTCCATGCTGTGGATGTTGACTCTGGGAACAGCTATGATATCTACATCCCTGTACAT ATCCAGAGCCAGATCACACCCCACGCCATCATCTTCCTCCCCAACACTGATGGCCTGGAGATGCTGCTGTGCTATGAAGATGAGGGTGTCTACGTCAACACTTATGGGCGGATCATCAAGGACGTGGTGCTGCAGTGGGGAGAGATGCCCACCTCTGTGG CCTACATCTGCTCCAACCAGATAATGGGCTGGGGTGAGAAGGCCATAGAGATCCGCTCTGTGGAGACAGGCCACCTAGACGGGGTCTTCATGCACAAACGAGCCCAGAGGCTCAAGTTCCTGTGTGAGCGGAACGACAAG GTGTTTTTTGCCTCAGTCCGCTCTGGAGGAAGCAGCCAAGTTTACTTTATGACTCTGAACCGTAATTGCATCATGAACTGGTGA